The sequence TTTTTCCATCTTCTTTTGAAATATGTATCATCCCCTCATATGCGCATATCCTATTTTTTGTTTCTTTTTTCTATTATATTAGCGATTTCCCTTTCAGTTAAAGTCGAATCTACTGGATAAGAATTAGTCTTGGTAATCTGTTCATATAAAAGGGTTATCGCATCTGTTGTCGTTATACCAAGATTCTTGAGAATTTTTTCAGTGTTTTTTTGAAGCTTCTTATCAATTTCAACTTGAATAGTAACCTCATCTTCTTTAGCCACAGTTTTCGTTCTCCTCTTAATATCTAATATCAATTTCAAACATATAATACCAGAATTTAAAAATGATAACAGCTTTCTACGATTAATTATTCTATTTATCAAACGACTTCTATTAAAAATTCCCTTAATCATCCCCAGCACTTAAAATATCAATTGAAAGAAACATTAAGAAAGTGCCATCATGAGTAAAAAAATTATGGCCATTATTTTACATTAGCATTGAATTACTGGTTAGGTACCAGAAATCAATAATTCTTTTGGTCTTCACTAACCAATAGATCAATAAAATTTTGTATGATGTCCGAAACTTTACGTTGTTTACTCCAAATTACTTGTTGCTCAATTAAATCTGCATCTTTCAAGGGTAAAAATTTCAAATCATTAGTATCGCCGATAAAAGCACCCTTAGCGCATAAAGGATAAGCCGTCTGATTCTTGGCCAAATACAAGGAGTTGGAAACAAGATTTTGCTTACCAACGATATGCAATTCTGACAGCGGAATCCCCAACAAAGTAGTCATTTCAGCTTGAATTAAATTGTTACGAGTTATAAAGATAGGAACACTTCGCAATTCAACTTTTGAAATATCTTCCTTTTTTAAGAATGCTGACTTTGAAACTACTAATCCCCAAGAATCTTTTAGCTGTAAATCCTTCACATAATATTTAGCAGTTTCGCTCGGTTTTAAAACAATTCCTAAATCCAATAAGCCTTGATCTAAACGCTCTTGAATATCGGTACTATCTAGGTCGTACAATTCTATTTTTACACCTGGAAATTGTTTATGGTAGCGCTTAATAGTTTGTGCCAGTAAATTGGCAGCGTTAGATTCAATACACCCAATAGCAATTGTTCCTACTATTTTATTATCAGTTTCTTGTACACGCGTTTTGGCTTGAGTAAGCATCGATAAAATTTGTTTAGCATCCGTTTGTAATTGAACTCCAGCATTGGTCAAAATCATCTGGCGTTGTTTTCGTATAAACAATTCCGTTCCTAGTTCATCTTCGAGTGTCTTTAACTGTCGACTCAAAGTTGGTTGCGTAACGTGTAGTTCTCGTGATGCCTGAGAAATAGTACCCGTTTGGGCAATTGTTAAAAAATATTTTAATAATCTAGTTTCCATACTCTCTCCTATTCAATAAATGGATAGTTTATCTTTTAATATAGGTATTTTACATACTTACAATACTCTCTTATGATGAATTTAGCTAATAAATGAGGAGTGAAAACATGCGAAACGTAATTTTAAATAACAAATTATCTATGCCACAATTGGGTTTAGGTACAATGAACGTCAAAAATTTACCCCAAATATTACCACAAGCTATCGACTTGGGGTATCGATTAATTGATACAGCAGCAAACTACGACAATGAAATTGAAGTTGGTCAAGGAATCAAAAATAGTGATATTGATCGAAAAGATTTATTCGTAACTTCTAAATTAAAAATTCAATCAAATGGTTACGATGGAACGATTAAAGCATTCAATGAATCATTAGAAAAACTAGGCTTGGATTATCTAGATCTTTACTTAATTCATCAACCTTACGGAGATGTTCTCGGTGAATGGCGTGCAATGGAGAAACTTTATCAAGACGGTAAAATCAAAGCCATTGGCGTATCGAATTTTGCTCCATTCCAACTAATTGATTTAACAATGCATAGTGATATCAAACCAATGGTCAATCAAATTGAAATGCATCCCTTCTTCCAAGAAACTTCAGAAGCTAACTATGCTCTGCAAAATGATATTCAACCACAATCTTGGGCACCATTTGGCGAAACCATCAAAGTTTTAAGCAAGCTACCTACTTTAAAAGCAATTGCAAATAATCATCATAAAACAGTTGCTCAAATTATTTTACGTTGGCTGATGCAAAGAAATGTCGTTGCAATTCCTAGTTCTAGCAGTATCAATCATCTAAAGGAAAACATTGATATCTTTGACTTCGATTTGACTAGTCAAGAAATGGACGATATTAAACAACTTGATACTAAAGAATCAACCTTTATCGACCATTTGACCGCTGAAGGGGCCGAATTTCTTTCAAAGGTGAACTAATATGAAAATATATGACATGAATTCTCAAGAATATCTTGACGGCGTAAAAGAGAGCCAACGTAGTAAATCACTTTGTTTCAAACTTAACAACATCAATCCAAACGATGCCAAACTTAGAGAATATTTAGATCAACTCTTTGAAAACCGACTACCCCAAAATAGTACTATTTGGACGCCTACCCAAATTGATCGTGCTAATAAAATTAAGATTGGAAATAACGTCTTTATCAATCATAGTTTAACCACAGTACCTTTAGGTGGCATTACAATTGAAGATAATGTTCAAATTGCTCCTGGAGTAACGATGCTGACAGCTAATCATGATATCGAACACATGAATATTTTAAAAACAGCACCAATTCATATTAAAGAAGGCGCTTGGGTCGGCGCTCGGGCTGTCCTTTTACCAGGTGTAACAATTGGTGAACATGCCATTGTTGGTGCTGGTGCAATAGTGACAAAGGATGTTGAACCATATACTGTTGTTGGTGGTAATCCTGCTAAATTGATTAAAAAACTTAAATAAAAAACAACCTGTAAAATACTATTGTATTTACAGGTTGTTTTTATGTCTTGAATTATATTGAATGATAAACTGATTTAGTCCACGAATATCTCTAACTGATAAAGCTCCAATAAGAACTATTTTTCCAAAATACTTTTTATCAAAGGACGATAAACTATCAATGTCAATATAAGAAGGCTTTTTGCATCCAGCTTTCTTCCAATCTTGAATAGGATAATACTGTTGTCTTATTCGTTCAGATTTATTTGCATACTTAGAAGTTATTTTATAAAGCAATAATTCATTTAATCCATCTTTTAATACTAGGACTGGTCGTCTTTTACCACTGGAACTATTAGTAAATGAAATATAAACCATGACTAAGTCGTTTTTATTCATCCTCTTCTAGCCAGTTTAAAGCTTCCTCTTTGGAATTAATTTTATTTACAGGGAATTTTTCAACCGTATTCATTAATTCATTAGTGGTTTTCTCTCTATCGGTTAACGTTAGATCAACAGGATATGAATCTGTCACAACTATTCGCTTGAATAACATAGTTACTGCAGTTGTTGGGGTCATTCCCAAATTACTTAGGACTTCTTCAACACGTATTAGGTTAATGAAAAATCAATTCTTTATACAGATCTTAATTATCATTTACCAAATGTCTTCTATTAAAAATACCCTTAATTATCTCCAGCACCTAAAATATCAACTAAAAGAAATATTAAGAAGGTGCTCTGTCATGAATAAAAAATTAAGGGCGCTATTCTACATTATCGTTGGAATATTATTTGCTTTTGAAGTTTATTGTCTTTTAACCGATAGTAAATATACCTTATTAATCACTAGTTTGTTGCTTTTTACATTGGCGTTGAGTTATTGGCTAGATACTAGAAATTAGAGAAATTCTTTAATCGCTTCCGATAATTTAATCAAAGGATGCCCAGAACCTGTTCGAATTCAGAGTTATTAGCTAAATTTTCATTCAAGGTATATTGTTGATAATTTTCGGATACGCCGATCCATATTGATGATGGGTCTATTTCAAGAGTTGATCAATGACAAAAACACTGTCTCTTTTAAGTACGTATCAAAAAAACTTCACTAACGAATCCAATTATCAAGCATTAGGATTGTTAGTGAAGTTTTTTTACTCGTAATGATTCCACGCCGAATAAATATGTACTATCTTTTTCTCTTCGTCAATTGAATATACAATACGATGTTGAATATTCAATCTCCTAGAATAAAGTTTATCTTCTGGTGGAAATAATTTTTCAAAGTTATCTGATGGATCATATGGATTTACTGATAACCCTTTAATTATTTCATCAAATTTCTTACGAAATGGACTATTCTTTATCTTTTTTAAATCATTTTTAGAAGAATTCTTAAATTTTATTGAATAAGACATTTCTAAATTTTGTCCCAATCAACACCATTTGTTATATCAGTTTCACCAGAATCGTCAGCAATAGCTTTATGAATTTTATTAAGTGTACCGTCATTCATTAAGTAGAGTGTTTCCTGTAATGATCTATAATCTTTAGCACTCATAATAACTGCACTGTCATCTTCTGTTCGTCCATTTATTTCTATAGGAGTGGAATTTTCATTAACTGATTTAATAATTTTATAAAAGTCTTTTCTTGCTTGAGTAGGATTAGTCATTCTTTGCATTACATGATTCCTCCTTAATATTTACTTGCATCCTTAGTATACAGGTACGTGTTTAAGTACGTCAAATATCAAGTGCTTCACATTACAATTTCGTATATAAAAGTGGATATGGATTACCTTGTTCATCTCGATTGGCTCTTTTATATACTTCAAATCCCATATGTTCGTAAAAACTTTTAGCAAGTGGATTTTGCTCATTAACAGCTAGATCATTGACTGAATATTGTTCTATTCCGTAGTTCAATAATTCCTTACCTAAGCCTTTTCCTCTTTCTTCGTTAGAAACAAAGAGCATTTCAAGGTGCTCGTTTTCAATCCCCATAAAGCCAACAGGAACTTGATTTTTGTTTTCTACAATAATTAAATGTGGTATTTCCTTTAATGCTTGTGGTACATATTTCTTAATACTTTCTATTTCATTTTCTGACAAAAACAGATACGTTTCTTTTACTGAACTTTCCCACACTACTAATAATTGCTCAATCAATGCTTGGGGTCTATCCTATACCTCTTTAATCTTCATTTCTATCTCCTGTATCCTAATTCACCCATTTGTATTCTAAATATAAGTTACATGTCTATGCACGTCAAACAACAAACGCTTTTACCATAATTTCTTTT comes from Companilactobacillus pabuli and encodes:
- a CDS encoding type II toxin-antitoxin system RelB/DinJ family antitoxin → MAKEDEVTIQVEIDKKLQKNTEKILKNLGITTTDAITLLYEQITKTNSYPVDSTLTEREIANIIEKRNKK
- a CDS encoding Txe/YoeB family addiction module toxin; amino-acid sequence: MSYSIKFKNSSKNDLKKIKNSPFRKKFDEIIKGLSVNPYDPSDNFEKLFPPEDKLYSRRLNIQHRIVYSIDEEKKIVHIYSAWNHYE
- a CDS encoding type II toxin-antitoxin system Phd/YefM family antitoxin, whose product is MQRMTNPTQARKDFYKIIKSVNENSTPIEINGRTEDDSAVIMSAKDYRSLQETLYLMNDGTLNKIHKAIADDSGETDITNGVDWDKI
- a CDS encoding aldo/keto reductase — its product is MRNVILNNKLSMPQLGLGTMNVKNLPQILPQAIDLGYRLIDTAANYDNEIEVGQGIKNSDIDRKDLFVTSKLKIQSNGYDGTIKAFNESLEKLGLDYLDLYLIHQPYGDVLGEWRAMEKLYQDGKIKAIGVSNFAPFQLIDLTMHSDIKPMVNQIEMHPFFQETSEANYALQNDIQPQSWAPFGETIKVLSKLPTLKAIANNHHKTVAQIILRWLMQRNVVAIPSSSSINHLKENIDIFDFDLTSQEMDDIKQLDTKESTFIDHLTAEGAEFLSKVN
- a CDS encoding type II toxin-antitoxin system PemK/MazF family toxin, with protein sequence MNKNDLVMVYISFTNSSSGKRRPVLVLKDGLNELLLYKITSKYANKSERIRQQYYPIQDWKKAGCKKPSYIDIDSLSSFDKKYFGKIVLIGALSVRDIRGLNQFIIQYNSRHKNNL
- a CDS encoding GNAT family N-acetyltransferase, which produces MIEQLLVVWESSVKETYLFLSENEIESIKKYVPQALKEIPHLIIVENKNQVPVGFMGIENEHLEMLFVSNEERGKGLGKELLNYGIEQYSVNDLAVNEQNPLAKSFYEHMGFEVYKRANRDEQGNPYPLLYTKL
- a CDS encoding LysR family transcriptional regulator; the encoded protein is METRLLKYFLTIAQTGTISQASRELHVTQPTLSRQLKTLEDELGTELFIRKQRQMILTNAGVQLQTDAKQILSMLTQAKTRVQETDNKIVGTIAIGCIESNAANLLAQTIKRYHKQFPGVKIELYDLDSTDIQERLDQGLLDLGIVLKPSETAKYYVKDLQLKDSWGLVVSKSAFLKKEDISKVELRSVPIFITRNNLIQAEMTTLLGIPLSELHIVGKQNLVSNSLYLAKNQTAYPLCAKGAFIGDTNDLKFLPLKDADLIEQQVIWSKQRKVSDIIQNFIDLLVSEDQKNY
- a CDS encoding type II toxin-antitoxin system RelB/DinJ family antitoxin; this encodes MTPTTAVTMLFKRIVVTDSYPVDLTLTDREKTTNELMNTVEKFPVNKINSKEEALNWLEEDE